The genomic DNA ATGAGTGGAAAAGCAAAAATTCCGATATCCATCCGAATCTTAGTGAAGTTGATTTGATCAGTGCAGTACTAACAAAAATTGATTTTAGTAATGTAGATCTTCATGGTGCTTGTCTTGTAGGATCTGATCTTAACAGTGCAAAATTAGAGAATGCCCTTCTACGGAAAACTAATTTGAGTATAGCTAATTTGAAAGGCGCTAATTTAAAAAATGCCTCTTTAAGTGAAGTTAATTTGAATGGGGCTAACCTTAATGCTGCGGACCTGTCTTTTGCTGATTTAAATAATGCTTCTTTAAAAGGAACAGATTTAAGTGAAGTTGACTTGAGTAACGCAGATCTCAGGGGAGCCAATCTCACCAATGCAATCTTAACAAAAGCCAACCTTAGCGGTGCAAACCTGGAAAATGCAATATTGAATGGAGCTGATATGAACAGCGCCGATCTTAGCAATAGTAACCTTAGCACTGCTAGTTTGATTGGCTCAGACCTCAGTAATGCCGATATATCCAATGCAAATATTTTCGGGATATCTGCATCAGAATTAACTTTAGATAATACTATTCAAAAGAGCTTGCAAATTAACCAGGGCAATGATCTTCTCATTCAAGTGGATAATTTTGATGTTTCCCAATTGATTAATCTTCTATTAAACAACAGAAATATTCATAGTGTTATTGAATCAATAACATCAAATATTGTTATCATATTGGGCAGGTTCTCAGAAGACCGGAAGGATGTATTAGATGCAATTAGAGATGAATTACGCAGCCATAACTATTTACCGGTATTAATTGGTTTAAATGGTTCGGCGAACAAAGAAATTACAGAGAAAATTGCAACTTTAGCTCGAATTTCCAAATTTATTATTGCAGACATAACCGGATCAACCAGTGTTACCAAAGAATTACAAAAAATCGTTAAAAATATTCCATGGGTCCCGGTACAACCATTAGTGCAAGACAATGGGATTGAATACGGGGAGATTTTCGAAAGCAAACAAGATTATCCATGGATTTCACCGATTTTTCATTACAAGAACATTGATTCATTACTGCCATCCATTAGCGACCATATCATTGCGCCGACAGTATCACTGCTGAGTAAATTGAATAAGAATTAAATTATTTCATCCTATAATTTCCCTACGATCTCAATTCCCAAATTTTCACAGGTAGTCAAAAAATAATTTTCTATTTTTTCGACGAACAAATATTTCCAGTTTACTTTGATAAACAATCCTTTTCGGTTATTCAGTGAAACCACAATCAATTTGAATTTTTATAATTGAAGAACAAAAATGATTCATTTAATCGGGAGTACAGTTTAAAGAAAACGTTAAAGCGTCGATTTTCCTTTTTATTTTTCCCCTTCGCCAAGCTTCAGCCAGGTGTTAATAAAATAAGTACTTCCTTTATAAAATCACTCCAACCTTTTTTATTTGCTTTGTCGATTCACTACTTACCTAGATTGCTTTATCATAAAATAATTAGTATATTTTCGACTCAAAAATTTATGGACTAAGAAAATTCCAAGAACAACCAAATATTGAGAGAATATTGAAATCTTCAGTAAAAAAATATCCATCGGATGTCCAAATCGTGAATGTGGACGGAAAAGAATTCATCCTTGTAGGGACTGCCCATATTTCACAAAAATCAGCCGACCTAGTTAGAGAAGTTATTGAAAATGAAAAGCCCGACTGTGTTTGTGTTGAACTGGATCCACAAAGATACAAAGCATTGGAACAACAAAAAAAATGGGAAGAATTGGATCTGAAAACAATAATTCGCCAAAAACAGTTGGCTACCTTAATTGTTAATTTGTTGCTGGCATCTTACCAGAAGAAGCTTGGCGAAAAACTTGGCGTGATGCCTGGTGTTGAATTACTTGAAGCGACCAAAGTCGCAAAAGAGTTACAAATCCCTGTTGAATTATGCGATCGAGATATTCGTATTACTCTACGTCGAGCCTGGAATTCAATGTCATTTTTAAAAAAATTTCAGTTGATATCAGTCGGCTTGGCTGGCGCCTTCGAAAAACATGATATTTCTGAAGAACTTCTTCAAGAAATCAAAGAGAAAGATGTTCTATCAGAATTAATGAATGAATTAGGCAAAGCAATGCCGGTTCTAAAAACAGTATTAATTGATGAACGGGATGTTTATCTAACCCAGAAAATGAGATTAGTATCAGGGAAAAAAATTGTAGCTGTAGTGGGGGCCGGACATGTTAAAGGAATTAGTGAGGCCCTGGAAAAGAATCACCAGCAAGATTTACGGGAAATTGAAATAATACCACCCGTTTCGCCAATCTGGAAAGTAATCGGCTGGGGGATTCCGGTAATTATTCTAGGTTCAATTGCATATATAGGATTTATCAAAGGAGCTTCTGCAGCCGGGGATAATATGCTTTATTGGATTCTGGCCAATGGAATTCCAAGCAGCATTGGCGCTATAATAGCTTTAGGTCACCCGTTTACCATTCTGGCAGCATTTATTGCGGCGCCGATCACCAGTCTAACCCCGCTGATTGGTGCAGGTTATATAACAGCATTCGTACAGGTTTATTTTTCACCCCCAGTTGTGAAAGAATTTCAGACTTTAAGCAGCGATGTCCTTAACCTAAAAATGTGGTGGAAAAATAAATTATTGAGGTTGCTCCTGGTCTTCCTGTTAACGGGAATTGGCAGTGTGATTGGCACATATGTTGGCGCCTACGAAATCATTTCAAATCTTTTTTAATTTTGAATTTTTTGATTCCTTCTTTTGGCCAAGATCTACAAGATAAACTAGATTTATTACGGTTTTTTAAGGGGGGTTTGGTTGAATCAAATATACCATGTTTTGGTTACTAAAAATATTATTTTTGCCTATCTATCCAGTAAATCCTGTCAAAATAATTTTCCCATATTCATATAATTCATAACA from candidate division KSB1 bacterium includes the following:
- a CDS encoding pentapeptide repeat-containing protein codes for the protein MPDQEHLKILKQGVNIWNEWKSKNSDIHPNLSEVDLISAVLTKIDFSNVDLHGACLVGSDLNSAKLENALLRKTNLSIANLKGANLKNASLSEVNLNGANLNAADLSFADLNNASLKGTDLSEVDLSNADLRGANLTNAILTKANLSGANLENAILNGADMNSADLSNSNLSTASLIGSDLSNADISNANIFGISASELTLDNTIQKSLQINQGNDLLIQVDNFDVSQLINLLLNNRNIHSVIESITSNIVIILGRFSEDRKDVLDAIRDELRSHNYLPVLIGLNGSANKEITEKIATLARISKFIIADITGSTSVTKELQKIVKNIPWVPVQPLVQDNGIEYGEIFESKQDYPWISPIFHYKNIDSLLPSISDHIIAPTVSLLSKLNKN
- a CDS encoding TraB/GumN family protein produces the protein MLKSSVKKYPSDVQIVNVDGKEFILVGTAHISQKSADLVREVIENEKPDCVCVELDPQRYKALEQQKKWEELDLKTIIRQKQLATLIVNLLLASYQKKLGEKLGVMPGVELLEATKVAKELQIPVELCDRDIRITLRRAWNSMSFLKKFQLISVGLAGAFEKHDISEELLQEIKEKDVLSELMNELGKAMPVLKTVLIDERDVYLTQKMRLVSGKKIVAVVGAGHVKGISEALEKNHQQDLREIEIIPPVSPIWKVIGWGIPVIILGSIAYIGFIKGASAAGDNMLYWILANGIPSSIGAIIALGHPFTILAAFIAAPITSLTPLIGAGYITAFVQVYFSPPVVKEFQTLSSDVLNLKMWWKNKLLRLLLVFLLTGIGSVIGTYVGAYEIISNLF